A stretch of the Aegilops tauschii subsp. strangulata cultivar AL8/78 chromosome 4, Aet v6.0, whole genome shotgun sequence genome encodes the following:
- the LOC109733451 gene encoding disease resistance protein Pik-2 isoform X2, with translation MADLAVGLAKSVVEGALTKAQSAIEEDSKLRQSAQRDLVFITGEFQMMQSFLKLADDERTRNIVVRTWVRQIRELAYDVEDCIEFVLHLDKKSQWWRRLLPPFVSAARQPLDEAIAEIRQLKIRVEDVSSRNARYSLISDSGSKPVVVHQQPPAAARAAMGATAFHMLVEATDIAKRQYGDLTQLITKKDNGFQVISVWGTGGDLGTLSIIRKAFDDPEICQNFTCRAWIKLVHPFNPHEFIRSLRVQFYANSCKEPESIIGAGVLRMMEATQDDLERFMKELNSKKYIIVLEDVSTIVDWDAVRMFIPSSKNGSCIIVSTQQSEIASVCVGHSYQVLELKQFSTEHSVYAFTEGSQGDGIKAEEISTEHEARPDTILTSKNDAALDWMEKYPITGPGVGKSTLIRNLFCDKILHTTLFEKYGWVDVSHPFNLRDFCRSLLLDFHSESLEATEVASNNMIRIKNPIQECGDLLDQHRCLVVIDDLQSKEEWDMIKAALLSRSSKSVIIAITTEANIATCCADKEDLVFNVKGLQANAAFDLFHQEVVRKNPLSALKNLKEEPKLKELILKCGGLPQVIVAIAGVLAKKTVTLMDTVDSTNDRFMHTLETNPEYDSLRGLFGWMYSYFRSCPDSLKPCIFYMSLFPRDHSTRRRRVVRRWVAEGYSRDSEDKSAEQNGEVFFSKLLDLSIIQQAPQLVTTALGDTRMISCRVNGFIREYIVSRRMEENLVFELEGCCDMTTQRTGRHLIIRESWDRDKIVFQSMDFSRLRSLTVFGKWKQFFVSESMKLLRVLDLEDALGVEDADLEKMLKQLRRLKFLSLRGCSGIHNLPSSLGDLRQLQTLDIRCTSILNLPANITKLQKLQYIRSGTSVQAEESSTPCLSVPQLCGRHLLVGVTVPGGIDKLTALHTLGIVNIGASGGKAILKELKDLTQLYKLGVSGINKRNCKKFSSAISGHVHLESLSVQLDKDSPGCLAGISLPLKSLQSLKLHGPVEKLPVLKIDELSKLTKLDLEMTMLTEGDIKLIGSLPKLCTLRVKLLQDSNLHFCAMENGLELATYQKIKTLEIACSFSLRVAFGSETMKNLELLKACCSGLSVQFIGLENLTGLKEALL, from the exons ATGGCGGACCTCGCGGTCGGCTTGGCCAAATCGGTGGTGGAGGGGGCGTTGACCAAGGCCCAGTCGGCCATCGAGGAGGACTCCAAGCTGCGGCAGAGCGCGCAGCGCGACCTGGTGTTCATCACTGGCGAGTTCCAGATGATGCAGTCCTTCCTGAAGCTCGCGGACGACGAGCGCACCAGGAACATCGTGGTGAGGACCTGGGTGCGGCAGATCCGGGAGCTGGCCTACGACGTGGAGGACTGCATCGAGTTCGTCCTCCACCTCGACAAGAAGTCCCAGTGGTGGCGCCGCCTGCTCCCGCCCTTCGTGTCGGCCGCCAGGCAGCCGCTCGACGAGGCCATCGCCGAGATACGGCAGCTCAAGATCCGGGTCGAGGACGTGAGCTCCAGGAACGCGCGCTACAGCCTCATCAGCGACTCCGGCTCCAAGCCCGTCGTCGTGCACCAGCAGCCGCCGGCGGCGGCCCGCGCCGCGATGGGCGCCACGGCGTTCCACATGCTCGTCGAGGCGACGGACATCGCGAAGCGGCAATATGGGGATCTCACCCAGCTCATCACCAAGAAAGACAACGGTTTTCAGGTGATCTCGGTGTGGGGGACTGGCGGCGATCTTGGGACGCTATCCATCATCAGGAAGGCGTTCGATGATCCAGAAATTTGCCAAAACTTCACCTGCCGTGCCTGGATCAAACTCGTCCACCCTTTCAACCCCCACGAGTTCATCCGGAGCTTGAGGGTTCAGTTCTATGCAAACTCTTGCAAAGAACCAGAGTCAATCATCGGTGCAGGGGTCCTTAGGATGATGGAGGCTACTCAAGACGATCtggagagattcatgaaggaacTCAACAGCAAGAAGTACATCATCGTCTTAGAAGATGTGTCCACCATTGTAGACTGGGATGCTGTCAGAATGTTTATTCCCAGCAGTAAGAATGGCAGCTGTATCATTGTGTCGACTCAGCAATCCGAAATAGCAAGCGTCTGTGTGGGGCATTCATACCAAGTATTGGAGCTGAAGCAGTTCTCCACCGAGCACTCGGTTTATGCCTTCACAGAG GGATCTCAAGGTGATGGAATTAAAGCCGAGGAGATATCCACAGAGCATGAAGCGAGACCTGACACAATTCTCACCTCTAAAAATGATGCAGCCCTTGATTGGATGGAGAAGTACCCCATCACTGGAC CTGGCGTTGGGAAATCAACTCTCATCAGAAACTTGTTCTGTGACAAAATTCTTCACACAACCCTGTTTGAAAAGTATGGTTGGGTGGATGTATCACATCCGTTCAATTTAAGGGACTTCTGTCGGAGCTTATTATTGGATTTTCATTCTGAATCACTTGAAGCTACGGAGGTTGCTTCCAACAACATGATAAGAATCAAAAACCCCATTCAGGAGTGTGGTGATCTTCTGGATCAACATCGTTGCCTCGTCGTTATTGATGATCTGCAGTCCAAGGAAGAATGGGACATGATAAAAGCTGCATTATTGTCTAGATCATCTAAAAGTGTTATCATTGCCATTACAACCGAAGCAAACATTGCCACATGTTGCGCGGATAAGGAAGACCTTGTATTTAATGTCAAAGGTCTTCAAGCCAATGCAGCCTTTGATCTCTTCCATCAGGAG GTGGTTAGGAAAAACCCATTGTCCGCTTTGAAGAATCTCAAAGAAGAACCGAAGCTAAAAGAACTTATTCTCAAGTGTGGTGGGCTTCCACAAGTAATAGTTGCAATAGCTGGTGTATTGGCCAAGAAGACAGTCACACTAATGGATACCGTAGATTCTACCAATGACAGATTCATGCACACACTGGAAACCAACCCAGAGTATGACAGTCTACGGGGCCTGTTTGGTTGGATGTATTCCTACTTCCGTAGCTGCCCAGATTCCCTCAAGCCATGCATCTTCTACATGTCACTTTTCCCCCGAGATCACAGCACTCGAAGGAGACGTGTGGTGAGGCGGTGGGTTGCGGAGGGCTACTCTCGGGACAGTGAAGACAAATCAGCAGAGCAAAATGGGGAGGTGTTCTTCTCCAAGCTCCTCGATCTGAGCATAATCCAGCAAGCGCCACAGCTAGTCACCACTGCATTGGGTGACACAAGGATGATCTCATGCCGTGTTAATGGTTTCATCCGTGAATACATCGTCTCACGGCGGATGGAGGAGAACCTTGTCTTTGAGCTGGAGGGCTGCTGCGACATGACCACGCAACGCACGGGGCGTCACCTCATCATAAGGGAGAGCTGGGACAGGGACAAGATCGTGTTCCAGAGTATGGATTTCTCGAGGCTACGGTCACTAACTGTGTTTGGGAAGTGGAAACAATTCTTCGTCTCCGAAAGCATGAAGCTGCTCCGGGTTCTTGATCTAGAGGATGCATTGGGTGTAGAGGATGCTGATCTTGAGAAAATGCTGAAGCAGCTCCGTCGTCTCAAGTTCCTCTCGCTGCGAGGATGCAGTGGGATCCACAATTTGCCAAGCTCATTAGGTGATTTGAGGCAGCTCCAGACTCTTGATATCAGATGCACCTCCATACTGAACCTGCCAGCAAACATCACCAAACTACAGAAGCTGCAGTACATTCGTTCTGGCACCTCTGTTCAGGCAGAAGAATCATCAACACCATGTCTTTCAGTACCCCAACTCTGCGGACGTCACCTCCTAGTTGGTGTTACGGTGCCTGGAGGAATTGACAAACTGACAGCGTTGCATACACTCGGTATTGTCAACATTGGCGCATCAGGGGGGAAGGCCATCCTCAAAGAGCTGAAGGACCTCACCCAATTGTACAAGCTCGGAGTGTCCGGCATCAACAAGAGAAACTGCAAGAAGTTCTCCTCTGCAATCTCAGGTCACGTCCATTTGGAATCCTTGTCGGTCCAACTGGACAAGGACAGTCCAGGTTGTTTGGCTGGCATCTCCCTGCCTTTGAAGAGCCTGCAGAGCCTTAAACTGCATGGGCCCGTCGAGAAGTTGCCAGTTTTGAAGATCGACGAGCTTAGCAAGCTGACAAAGTTGGATTTGGAGATGACCATGTTGACAGAGGGTGACATAAAGCTCATCGGGAGTCTACCAAAACTATGTACTCTTCGTGTCAAGCTACTCCAAGATAGTAACCTCCATTTTTGTGCAATGGAGAATGGACTTGAGTTGGCCACTTATCAAAAGATCAAGACCCTCGAAATTGCTTGCAGCTTCAGTTTACGCGTTGCCTTTGGTTCAGAAACAATGAAAAATCTTGAGCTGCTGAAGGCTTGTTGCAGTGGTTTGTCAGTGCAGTTCATTGGCCTAGAGAATCTCACTGGACTCAAGGAAGCCTTGCTGTAA
- the LOC109733451 gene encoding disease resistance protein Pik-2 isoform X1 — MADLAVGLAKSVVEGALTKAQSAIEEDSKLRQSAQRDLVFITGEFQMMQSFLKLADDERTRNIVVRTWVRQIRELAYDVEDCIEFVLHLDKKSQWWRRLLPPFVSAARQPLDEAIAEIRQLKIRVEDVSSRNARYSLISDSGSKPVVVHQQPPAAARAAMGATAFHMLVEATDIAKRQYGDLTQLITKKDNGFQVISVWGTGGDLGTLSIIRKAFDDPEICQNFTCRAWIKLVHPFNPHEFIRSLRVQFYANSCKEPESIIGAGVLRMMEATQDDLERFMKELNSKKYIIVLEDVSTIVDWDAVRMFIPSSKNGSCIIVSTQQSEIASVCVGHSYQVLELKQFSTEHSVYAFTEGSQGDGIKAEEISTEHEARPDTILTSKNDAALDWMEKYPITGRESDMNELRQYTTKARFNSFHVISVWGIAGVGKSTLIRNLFCDKILHTTLFEKYGWVDVSHPFNLRDFCRSLLLDFHSESLEATEVASNNMIRIKNPIQECGDLLDQHRCLVVIDDLQSKEEWDMIKAALLSRSSKSVIIAITTEANIATCCADKEDLVFNVKGLQANAAFDLFHQEVVRKNPLSALKNLKEEPKLKELILKCGGLPQVIVAIAGVLAKKTVTLMDTVDSTNDRFMHTLETNPEYDSLRGLFGWMYSYFRSCPDSLKPCIFYMSLFPRDHSTRRRRVVRRWVAEGYSRDSEDKSAEQNGEVFFSKLLDLSIIQQAPQLVTTALGDTRMISCRVNGFIREYIVSRRMEENLVFELEGCCDMTTQRTGRHLIIRESWDRDKIVFQSMDFSRLRSLTVFGKWKQFFVSESMKLLRVLDLEDALGVEDADLEKMLKQLRRLKFLSLRGCSGIHNLPSSLGDLRQLQTLDIRCTSILNLPANITKLQKLQYIRSGTSVQAEESSTPCLSVPQLCGRHLLVGVTVPGGIDKLTALHTLGIVNIGASGGKAILKELKDLTQLYKLGVSGINKRNCKKFSSAISGHVHLESLSVQLDKDSPGCLAGISLPLKSLQSLKLHGPVEKLPVLKIDELSKLTKLDLEMTMLTEGDIKLIGSLPKLCTLRVKLLQDSNLHFCAMENGLELATYQKIKTLEIACSFSLRVAFGSETMKNLELLKACCSGLSVQFIGLENLTGLKEALL; from the exons ATGGCGGACCTCGCGGTCGGCTTGGCCAAATCGGTGGTGGAGGGGGCGTTGACCAAGGCCCAGTCGGCCATCGAGGAGGACTCCAAGCTGCGGCAGAGCGCGCAGCGCGACCTGGTGTTCATCACTGGCGAGTTCCAGATGATGCAGTCCTTCCTGAAGCTCGCGGACGACGAGCGCACCAGGAACATCGTGGTGAGGACCTGGGTGCGGCAGATCCGGGAGCTGGCCTACGACGTGGAGGACTGCATCGAGTTCGTCCTCCACCTCGACAAGAAGTCCCAGTGGTGGCGCCGCCTGCTCCCGCCCTTCGTGTCGGCCGCCAGGCAGCCGCTCGACGAGGCCATCGCCGAGATACGGCAGCTCAAGATCCGGGTCGAGGACGTGAGCTCCAGGAACGCGCGCTACAGCCTCATCAGCGACTCCGGCTCCAAGCCCGTCGTCGTGCACCAGCAGCCGCCGGCGGCGGCCCGCGCCGCGATGGGCGCCACGGCGTTCCACATGCTCGTCGAGGCGACGGACATCGCGAAGCGGCAATATGGGGATCTCACCCAGCTCATCACCAAGAAAGACAACGGTTTTCAGGTGATCTCGGTGTGGGGGACTGGCGGCGATCTTGGGACGCTATCCATCATCAGGAAGGCGTTCGATGATCCAGAAATTTGCCAAAACTTCACCTGCCGTGCCTGGATCAAACTCGTCCACCCTTTCAACCCCCACGAGTTCATCCGGAGCTTGAGGGTTCAGTTCTATGCAAACTCTTGCAAAGAACCAGAGTCAATCATCGGTGCAGGGGTCCTTAGGATGATGGAGGCTACTCAAGACGATCtggagagattcatgaaggaacTCAACAGCAAGAAGTACATCATCGTCTTAGAAGATGTGTCCACCATTGTAGACTGGGATGCTGTCAGAATGTTTATTCCCAGCAGTAAGAATGGCAGCTGTATCATTGTGTCGACTCAGCAATCCGAAATAGCAAGCGTCTGTGTGGGGCATTCATACCAAGTATTGGAGCTGAAGCAGTTCTCCACCGAGCACTCGGTTTATGCCTTCACAGAG GGATCTCAAGGTGATGGAATTAAAGCCGAGGAGATATCCACAGAGCATGAAGCGAGACCTGACACAATTCTCACCTCTAAAAATGATGCAGCCCTTGATTGGATGGAGAAGTACCCCATCACTGGACGTGAGTCAGACATGAATGAGCTTCGTCAATACACAACTAAAGCACGTTTTAACTCTTTCCATGTTATATCCGTATGGGGGATAGCTGGCGTTGGGAAATCAACTCTCATCAGAAACTTGTTCTGTGACAAAATTCTTCACACAACCCTGTTTGAAAAGTATGGTTGGGTGGATGTATCACATCCGTTCAATTTAAGGGACTTCTGTCGGAGCTTATTATTGGATTTTCATTCTGAATCACTTGAAGCTACGGAGGTTGCTTCCAACAACATGATAAGAATCAAAAACCCCATTCAGGAGTGTGGTGATCTTCTGGATCAACATCGTTGCCTCGTCGTTATTGATGATCTGCAGTCCAAGGAAGAATGGGACATGATAAAAGCTGCATTATTGTCTAGATCATCTAAAAGTGTTATCATTGCCATTACAACCGAAGCAAACATTGCCACATGTTGCGCGGATAAGGAAGACCTTGTATTTAATGTCAAAGGTCTTCAAGCCAATGCAGCCTTTGATCTCTTCCATCAGGAG GTGGTTAGGAAAAACCCATTGTCCGCTTTGAAGAATCTCAAAGAAGAACCGAAGCTAAAAGAACTTATTCTCAAGTGTGGTGGGCTTCCACAAGTAATAGTTGCAATAGCTGGTGTATTGGCCAAGAAGACAGTCACACTAATGGATACCGTAGATTCTACCAATGACAGATTCATGCACACACTGGAAACCAACCCAGAGTATGACAGTCTACGGGGCCTGTTTGGTTGGATGTATTCCTACTTCCGTAGCTGCCCAGATTCCCTCAAGCCATGCATCTTCTACATGTCACTTTTCCCCCGAGATCACAGCACTCGAAGGAGACGTGTGGTGAGGCGGTGGGTTGCGGAGGGCTACTCTCGGGACAGTGAAGACAAATCAGCAGAGCAAAATGGGGAGGTGTTCTTCTCCAAGCTCCTCGATCTGAGCATAATCCAGCAAGCGCCACAGCTAGTCACCACTGCATTGGGTGACACAAGGATGATCTCATGCCGTGTTAATGGTTTCATCCGTGAATACATCGTCTCACGGCGGATGGAGGAGAACCTTGTCTTTGAGCTGGAGGGCTGCTGCGACATGACCACGCAACGCACGGGGCGTCACCTCATCATAAGGGAGAGCTGGGACAGGGACAAGATCGTGTTCCAGAGTATGGATTTCTCGAGGCTACGGTCACTAACTGTGTTTGGGAAGTGGAAACAATTCTTCGTCTCCGAAAGCATGAAGCTGCTCCGGGTTCTTGATCTAGAGGATGCATTGGGTGTAGAGGATGCTGATCTTGAGAAAATGCTGAAGCAGCTCCGTCGTCTCAAGTTCCTCTCGCTGCGAGGATGCAGTGGGATCCACAATTTGCCAAGCTCATTAGGTGATTTGAGGCAGCTCCAGACTCTTGATATCAGATGCACCTCCATACTGAACCTGCCAGCAAACATCACCAAACTACAGAAGCTGCAGTACATTCGTTCTGGCACCTCTGTTCAGGCAGAAGAATCATCAACACCATGTCTTTCAGTACCCCAACTCTGCGGACGTCACCTCCTAGTTGGTGTTACGGTGCCTGGAGGAATTGACAAACTGACAGCGTTGCATACACTCGGTATTGTCAACATTGGCGCATCAGGGGGGAAGGCCATCCTCAAAGAGCTGAAGGACCTCACCCAATTGTACAAGCTCGGAGTGTCCGGCATCAACAAGAGAAACTGCAAGAAGTTCTCCTCTGCAATCTCAGGTCACGTCCATTTGGAATCCTTGTCGGTCCAACTGGACAAGGACAGTCCAGGTTGTTTGGCTGGCATCTCCCTGCCTTTGAAGAGCCTGCAGAGCCTTAAACTGCATGGGCCCGTCGAGAAGTTGCCAGTTTTGAAGATCGACGAGCTTAGCAAGCTGACAAAGTTGGATTTGGAGATGACCATGTTGACAGAGGGTGACATAAAGCTCATCGGGAGTCTACCAAAACTATGTACTCTTCGTGTCAAGCTACTCCAAGATAGTAACCTCCATTTTTGTGCAATGGAGAATGGACTTGAGTTGGCCACTTATCAAAAGATCAAGACCCTCGAAATTGCTTGCAGCTTCAGTTTACGCGTTGCCTTTGGTTCAGAAACAATGAAAAATCTTGAGCTGCTGAAGGCTTGTTGCAGTGGTTTGTCAGTGCAGTTCATTGGCCTAGAGAATCTCACTGGACTCAAGGAAGCCTTGCTGTAA